The Columba livia isolate bColLiv1 breed racing homer chromosome 2, bColLiv1.pat.W.v2, whole genome shotgun sequence genome includes the window TGGTGGGGCTTGGCACGTGagtaaacatttcattttgtgttttgggggttttcttgCTAtctaagggttttttttagataatAAGGGCAATTGCAGTTCCAACTGCTTAATTACCAAAGCCCAAATATGTTAtggagatcatagaatcatatcatgtcctgagttggaaaggacccacaaggatcatcgagtccaactcctgtccttgcatatgatgaccccacagttcacaccatgtgtctgagagtgTTGTCCAGTTTCTTCTCAGACATGGGGTATGAgatgagaaaggaaggaaaaagatgtTCTTCATTTGGGGATTTATGACCTGTCTTATGTGGGTTTTTATTAGTTTAATGAATTATAATGAAGAGTATTTTATGTTACTTTTTTATCATCTGCGTTGTTTCCAGATGCTTTTATACAAAATCATAAATCTTAATGTTTTCATATGCTGTTATTTTtaccttacttttttcttctcattttgtaTTATAAATAACTTTTAGTACCCCTTTCACTTGTTGTCTCTCCACCTTCTGCTTTATTACATCATGTAGTTGCTCATTTAGATAGCATTTAACTTGAACACAAAAATAGTTCATCAACACTTCATGTAATGTCCTGATGTTATGTTCTGGTATTTTATTGCTCTAAATGAATGCAATGAGAAGAACCTCGCTGCATTTTACATAAATGTATAACCATGTTAAATGTATCTGGTCATGCatcttggtttttttcctctgtagtcCATGGAAGGCTCTATGCTAACAATCAGTTTTGGAGACTGGATGGAATTGCCTGGCCTCACCTTTAAGGAGTGGGCAGCTAGCAAACGCAGGTAAAGATATTGCCTGATGTATTTGGGAAATGTAGTTGCTGTAAGAACCCAAACAACTTCATTTTAAGAACTGGAAAACATTCATACTTCCTTGTGCACAGGAAGACTTTTGTTTACTGAGGTGGTGGCACTCGGAATTACTCTGTGTGtactctgggaaaaaaaaaaaaggacaacgGTTGGCCAGAGTAATTGCTGTGAGTGTATTGAAAGTGTACGTACTAGCAATAGTGTGTTTTAGCAGCATCTCACAAAGAACTGCTGTTACTGTAAGTAGTTTTGATCAGAATTGAGGGAGGAATTAAAAATTCACAGAAATTCCTCTTTCAATATGGATGCAGCTTCAGTTGCTGTGCACTCCAGCGTTCTCATAATTCAGGAGGTTGGATATTTTAGTATTTGCTTTTacaggcaaagctgcagcatCTGAAATGTTGCTAActatgaattttaattttaagagcATAATTCATTATTTCCCAATGTTATTTTCTAGTAGTAAGTTTCTTGGgaaaattttaaagaattacTGTCTTGTACAAGTTCACTGCTTTTACTTCAGTTATGCAATTAGTTTATGAAGGTCTGTTATGCAATTAGTTTATGAAGGTCTGTGTCAGCAGATGAATGTAGGAACACTCTACATAAGCTTCtcctaaaattttatttttctgaatttattctagcaaaaataaaggaagttGTACTGGTACCATGTATGGCAAAGGAAGAAGTAGAGTTACTTGGGCATATGTCTTTAAGGGCAGACTGTTACTTATTGCAGGACAACACTTGCAGTGAAGAATCTGTGCCTTTGTTCTTTAATCACTTTCTTAGATAACCACAGTAGTCTTACCTCCTTATTAACTGAAATCCCATAAGCTGCTTATTATCTGAAGGTAATTTGTTTATATTATAGTTTTCAACAATACTGGAAACAGAAATGCTGACCTGTTATACTACAattaaacaaacatttaaaagtatTGATGATAATGAAAACTTCTAGATATGTAAAATAGTTTCCTAAGTTTCGTTGTTAACAGGTGTCACACTGTCATATTATCCTTTTCAATAAATTTCTCATCAGGATTTTCAGAGTAGTAACCCGAACATTTAATAGTACATATGCTATTATATTGTTAATTTGTGAGAATGAGTAGCCCAATTTCTTGTAAATGTGCTTCTAAGTGTAATTCAGTGGCAATCGTgatgctcttttgccttcttccTAGAGCTTACTTCTTTAGAAGCAGCAAAACTCAGGCACCTGTTCAAAATAGTTACGTTTCAGCTTACATTTTTCTAAATGAGAATGCAATGAACATTAGAAAAGCATAGATATAATATCAGGATTGCAGTGCAAAAGTGTTTTTTATTGGACGCTTGGACATCATAATCCTATTTACATAGTTGCACTAAGGTTCTGTGTCACACTTGCTTTGTTTATCCCTGGGATATGGAACTACCTATTTTGATACTTATGGAACTTACTTGTACCCAAAGAGAGATGTGTTAATGTGTTAATCACCATAGCACTTCACATTGTAAAGATTTACAACTATTGAAGAAAGGTTAGCTTGTCTTGTGTATCAGCAATCAAGAGAACAAATTGAGGGTGTTTAAAGAAACCTAACTCAGTGACAGTTACACTGAGCAGGTTCAATCCTTTGACATTTGAGTGTCATGTGCTATGTCATATATTCAAATTACCAATAAGGTCTGAATATTAACTGGAACCAttaaattttgtttcagaaatataaaaagTGACCGAGTAATGACAGAGGAAATAGCTTGTTATTATAAACACTATGTTAAAGTCATGGGCCTCCAACAGAATTTCAGAGACAATGTTTACGTAACATCAGTATCCAGGCTTTACCGAGGAAAGGAGGATGAAGACAGAAGTCagctaaacaaaaatatttcaacacaGCATTTGGAAATGGAAGATGGACAGAAATCACTGATTAAGAGAAACTGGGAAGTCAGAGGTTACCAGCGAGCAACAGATGGTTCTCACGTGCCTTTCTGCCTCTTTGCTGAGAACGTGGCTCTTGCCACAGGAACCTTTGATTCTCCTGGCCGATTACAAGTTGAAGGAGAAGACTTTCCTTTTGTGCTTCATTCCATGGCTGACTTCGGAGCTGCTATCAGTAAAGGAAAATTACGTGGGAAGGCAGACCCGGTGTTGATTGTGGGTGCTGGACTTACAGCAGCGGATGCTGTTCTGTGTGCCTACAACAACAACATCCCAGTAATCCATGTGTTCCGTAGAAGAGTTACCGATACAAGTCTAATTTTCAAACAGTTACCTAAAAAGCTTTACCCTGAATACCACAAGGTCTATCATATGATGTGTACTCAATCCCATACTGTGGACTCTAATCTCCATTCTGCTTACACTAGTTTCCCTGAACACAATGTACTTTCCTTcaaggctgaaatgaaatgtgttCTTCAGAGTGCCTCTGGACTGAAGaaaattttgaagttttctgtAGCCTTAGTTCTGATAGGTTCTCACCCaaatcttttctttctaaaggaCCAAGGACATAGCATAGGTCATCACTCTAACCAGCCCATCACATGCAAGGGGAATCCTGTAGAGATCAATCCATACACTTATGAATGCACTAAAGAAGCAAACCTCTTTGCTTTAGGTCCTCTGGTGGGAGACAACTTTGTACGGTTTTTAAAAGGAGGTGCATTGGGCATTGCACGATGCTTGGCAAtaagacaaaagaagaaacacGAATTGATTGAAAATGGGGATGGAGGAGGTGATGGGGTACCATAAATGCGACATTAAAAGCTTTCACATACAGGATTACAGATGTAGTCTTAACAGAACACTCACTGACAGCGAAAGTTGATAGCGGTCACATTTCTGTTGTATACAAGTAACTGCACTGGTATTGCTTGGTAAAGGATGCTGATACAATACTTcttcaaaatagaaaaatttGATCTGCTATTACAACTGATCTCTACTCAACTGGAATTATTTCCagataaacagaaaatgagactAACTTATATTGACCTGCCTGTCATCTCTTGCTCAGCTAAAAGAGCAGACTTGCTCTGGGAAGAGCAATGCCCCCCAGAGTGGCTTTATATTTTAGTGTCAAATGTGACAAAATATTCTTACCATGAAATCAAAATAACTTCTAAAAGCAGAAAGCTTGCTTAGGACAAAGCAAATTTGGAGCCTTCTGCTTGAAACAAGGACTTGATTTATTTGCCATAGTCATATTGTAATACTTGGAATGAGCACTtagtaaaatgttttttactATAAGAAGGATTTCTATAAGCAAGAAGTATTCCTCAACAGTTATAAATGATCCTATTTGATAACTGGAATAAAATAAGCATTCCCATTTAATCTTTAATGCTTAATTTTATACAATCCATTAATGTTTTTTCACACTATGCCTAGAGTTAGGTGAGTGCAGAAAGACTAACATGAGTTCTTCCCCTACAGTGATGTGTACACTCTGATCATACTCATTAACATAAACAATAAAGTACTGATGTAAGTGCTCTTATTACAGTGTCAATATAATGAATATCTAGTGTACTACTGAAAAATTAAGTACACGAGAAGACTTAGGGGTTTTTGCTTCCTAGCTCAGGAAGACTGAATGTGATCACTTGATCGATGAAGGTGGGTGATAGATATTCTCATCTCCCATTTGAACCAAGtattggttatttttttttttcctgcaacagCACATAACACTAAAACTATCTTAGCCTGCAGTTTTTCAGACTTGAAAAGGGTTATATCTCAAGCcagctaaaaaataaaacatgccaAACTCAAACATGCCGTAGTTTCTATGAATCTTAAAGCTTGTTATGAAAGACAAAGACTTAACTTGTACCTACCTCTGAACTGAAGTTTCACCCTTCTGCTCCGTAATGTAAGATCTAGATTTCATTTGCTGGGTTTTAGAGTACTTAGTTAACCTAAACACACTCATGGGTTATTTACCATAGTGAGCTAAACAACAGCTAGTTAGAAAACTTAAGTTATCTTCCAGAACTCTCAATAGACCAAGTGCTTGATTTTTAACAGATGTATTACCAAACATTTTAATTCAGGTCCAATGTGATGAAATAgatgttatttaattttttgttttgaatgtcATGTTAGTTTAAGCCATTGTATTTGCATGATTAAAATCTCCATATTAGAATgtgaacagattttaaaaaggaaattaggCTTAGACTTTGTGAAACTGCTAGTGCTTGCTGGTTTCCCAGCTAACTTTAGTAAGCTGTAGATAccaaaatgcaataaatatgCCTGTTTTCTGTGCCTGCTGAATTATGGGGTTCTATGTCTACTGCAGGCCTTCATGCATTTGAATAAGTTTTCAGGCTTTGAAGGAGCTGAAAAGGTAAAGTATGCAAGGATTAAAATGACAATATTTTCAATGAGAGGCCAAAGTAATTTATTAAATGATcctactactactaataaacTTTAGAACCAACTTAattgcataaaaataaacacaaatgaggcaaaatttgtatttctgcattGCCTACATGCTTGGATTTAACCATGCGTTGTCAATACCAGTTAATATACTGATTTATACTTATATCTGAGCCGGTTTTAATGATGATAAATTCTAGgcttattttcttcataattgAATTGAGattctatatgtatatatagatgtATCCTAAACCTGTGATACCtaatattttaaactgagaaTTAGCCTTCTAAGTGCTAAATACTTTATTATAGAACTTTATTGCATTTATAATTTATTGGGAATACATCCGTGCTGTGATTAAATTCCTTCAGTTTTGTGTCAATATAAGTATCCAAATACATCATGGCTTTTAactacattttcatttctcatgTGAAACATTCGAAGTGCCAACAAAATGAAGGAAGCAATTTACTTAAACAGTTATTTtgcaaaaaggggaaaaaagctccAAACAGCCAAATCTCTGACCTTGGTGGCTGCAGCTACTTACAGGTTGTGCATGTTGTAGTGACAAATTTGTAGCAGAAATGTTTGTCCTGTTCTTGCACAGGTACCTTTCACGGCAGTATTGCAGCACCTTGAGGTTTAACTgcggtttttttctttcatcgaTCTTGCCAAGTAAGTTTGAGGTAAAAAAATTGAATGTGAGACCCCTTAGTTGGGCAGAGAAATTTTCTCAGTGgtcatgtttaaaaatactgtttttaaccaaagttttacagaaaaatcGTCCTCTTTCTTCTAGGAATAGCTACGTTTAAAGTTGTAGCTGGATTTTCTCACTTTCAGGTTTCTGATTTTGAgagaaatttctgtttctttcctcttaggTATTTTGAGAGAATAAGAGATGTAAAAATTCAAGCTTTGCCTTAGGATAGTTTTACCTAAAGCATTATCTTGTACTTTCTGCATATATTGTGGATTAGTTGTTGGCACTGAATAGTTGTCTTTTGGGGAAATACTTtggttttcatatttaaaaaacaaaaacatttgaatTTCTTGTATGTTATTTTAGTTCCCCGAAGGGAGACTCTTTGCTTCTTTCAGCTCTTCTTTCAGTGAGAAAGATAAGTGTTTAAACATCGTGGATTCAAAAAGGATGCTTACTATTTGAGCTTTTTTACTAAAATGCAGACAGGAAGAATATAACTTTTTAGCTAAAGGAATTTCATTTGGATTTATCGAATATTTAAAGGTGTGTTAACCCATAATGTGTATTTTCTTGTAGGCTAGTGGGAAAGCGTCTCTTACATTTGGGATTAATTCTTAATGCGGAACCTGTCTCCTAGCTAAATTATTGCTCATATTTTGTGTAGTATCCAGTTGTGTTGGACTGGGACTAAGATTTGTCATAGCAGATTTCCCTGACAATCTGCCTCATGATTATTTAACAACAGACACTTTTCAATTAAGGCACCTAACTGGGCAGTAGTAAACAGCACAGCCTTTGGTTTCCGAAAGACTTCTGCTGGACTTCTGCTTAAAACATCTTTCCACAAAAGACTAAGGCCAAGTTTTACTCTGCTGAGTAAATGTAGAACTCCTTTCTGCAAGTAATCTAGAGAGAGCGGTGACAGAAACATCAGATTCCTCTGTCTCTTGGGAAAACACTTGTtgctgggctggcagctggGGGCTGGCCAGTGAACATGTGGGAAGAATACAGGTCCAGAAACAGCACCTGCACCCCGAGTGAGGGACACCAGAGTGCATCCCACCGCTGTAGGTCCCTGGTCCCCATCACTTTGGGAACTGTTGGGGTGTGCTGTCTTTTCCTTCCAGCCTGGTGAATGTGTAggcaccttttttttaaaaagattaatttcatGGAGGGATGATTGTATAgtgaaaaatactgattttgtaGAGGGAAGTGGCTGTAGCTTCTTTTTCTCGCAGCTCAAGAACTATGGAAAAAAAGGCTTGAGCCAGAAATTCAGAGTACTTATTTGAAGCTGGAGGAAATTAAAGATCAAACTTTGAAGCAGGCCTGACCTGCATGTCCagctgaaaggaggaaaaggccaTTTTTAGGCCAGCTGCtcaagagaggaagaaagggtGTAAATTTTGCGAACTTCTAGTGAGTCCTCGGTGATGGGCTAGTGAGGAACGATGGGAGGAAAGCAGCAAAGGATCTGAGCTATATGAACAGCAAACCTCTGGGTACTGAAGGGAATCCATGGAGTGTTGGTAGGCTGGTGGTGTCCCATCCTCTTGTGTCAAGATCTACAAACTAAACTCAAAGCTCTCTGCTGGAGCTGCGAGTCCAACGCGttgacatatatttttaattggcTATTAACTGAAGTTACACTGAAGTGCAACATATGTGTATGAACTACAAGCAATTGTATTTACTTCAGAAGCTGTAGGATGGGATCAGTAAGGTGGTGTGCCAAGAGATGAGACTTGGGTGCTCTGATACCGTATTTTCTACTGCTGAGAAAGCAAGCAGGTGTTTTCAGGTGATAGCTGAGTTTGCTGTAAGGGTGCCAGCTCCCAACCATTTCTAAACTGCAAGAGGTAGCACATGTATGCCTTAAAGGCAGCTGATTATTTGATCTTATTATCATCCATATAGTAATGATTTAATTTTGAATAAGTTATGGAACAAAAAATGCTAAAAGGTTCACAATGCTATATTTTAATTCAGATAATATTTTAGAACCTTACAATAACCATGTTCTAACTTAGGGTTGTTTTTTGAGGTGAGAGCAAGATGGGAGGACAGTACCATGATTGATGTGTGAGCTTTTTGGACATTTACTTCCCCCTTTCCCAACCTGAAAGAGAAGTCACGCTTTGAAACACTGTttcagagaggaaggaaggctTTGGTGATATTAGGAGTACAAATTTAAAGCTAGGATATTGAATTATaaacagctctttttttctgaaaaactatGTCATGGGGATTATGGTACACTTAACGTGTTTGAGTTTAGCTCATACTTGAAGCTTGAATTACACAAGGAAGTGTGAGGTCAGGGATGAATTTGGTGTAAGGTACAAGGATtatggggaaggggaaaagtgTTATAGTATAATTTATAGTGAAGCTAAACATGGTTTTAAGGTTGGTTTTGTCTTTGCAGACATTATGGAGCATTTCAGTTTAAACAAACCCTGAAATTCAGTTCACATTACAATTGTCTGCATGCTAGCTGATTTTCTAACAATGATAATTTTGTACTTTTAGGGTGCATTTAGCCAACTTTTATAACCTTTATAACTCTCCTATCCTTTTGAAGTGTCCTGTTCTGGAGACTAAGTTAATTTAATTTGCACTTTCCTCTCTTTATTCTGAGATCACTGGCAATGTGCAAGTATCAGCCTGTGTTGCCTACAGTGGATGCTTTGATGAACTAAAATTCCCAGACACCCTCTGTAGACTTACAAGCCCacataaagaaaatgaacaacTAGGTTATGTATTCACAAAATATCGTGTAACCTtggaacagaatcacagaatggttggggttggaagggacctctggagatcatctagtccaactcccctgctaaatcaggttcacccagagcagatagCACAGGAATGTGCCCAGGTGGGTCTTgtatgtctccagagaaggagactccacagcccctcagggcaccctgttccagtgctctgtcactctcaaagaagtttctcctcatattcagatggaacctcctgtgcttcagtctgtgcctgttatCCTTCggcctatcgttgggcaccactgaaaataatctggtcccatcctcttgatatccacccttgagatatttataaacactgatgagatcccctctcagccttctccaggctgaacagtcccagctctctaaCTTTTAGGTTATTTTTTAACTAGgtttataaaggaaaaaaatagttttccacAAATCTAAAGCTAGAGACATGGTGAGCAGACAGATTTGATACAGTTCCAGTGGATACTCCAAGGAGagggaaatgtttcattttttcatcaGTTTGCATTGTAGGACCAGCTTCTGTGTTAACACTGAGTTACTGCTGTTCAGAAATTGATCCTACTACCTTACATCTACCTGGCACAATCTGGAAAACCGACACTCTGATCTTGGCCTTTTCTCTGTTAGGTATGGTTGTGGAATTTCAGTTCTAAATGAGACAAAGGCTTACATTTGTTACCtatatttttgttcttacaCACAATACACCTGGACTTGGAGATACTATGTAAATGCCAGTTCCATGTGTCCTGCCTCagtatttctgcttttgctggAGGATTCTTGGGTTGTACCTCTTCTTTTTTCAGATGAGCAATGTAAATGTACAGAAGATCTGCTGccatctgaaatacatttttctgagcTGCAAGCAACTTCTGAGCAAAACCACAGCTTTGATTAGATGATAAACCTGAGGCTTGCATGCTCAGCTTGTTCTCTCTTCATGTGTGAAAACTGATGACAGATGAAAGGCTAAAGGAATATTAACACAGTTTCACCTAGTAGTCAATGATTTCAGTTTTGAGCAATGAAGAACTCTTAAGTcagaggggggggaaaaaaatctgtggctAGGAAGAGGCATTCAGGGAACTGTAGTgttcagaaagaggaaaaaaaattgttttgcagGGCTCTGGTGCTGTAGCTACTGCTTGAGAGATTCTGATAGTCAAAGCCGGGGCAGAGCGGTGTGGGCAGAGTGCTAAAgcaagcagcagggaaaggtgCTGGTTAGGGAAACTGGATTTTTGcgaaacattttcatttgatttAAGTTCTAAGTTCTTAGAGATACCAGAACAACCAGAATGCAGTGGGAAGTAGCCTGATTGTGACTCAAACACCAGATGTGACTGTGAATGGATTAAAGAAATCAAACAGAGCAAGAGAAGGACTAGGTCTATGGGGTGTATGGAAAGAGGGGGTAAGAATAAGGTCAGAAATCACCTGTACAGTGTGTTCATGGGAGAGCTGAAAGAGGGCTGGAGGCAGGTCTACAGCAGAGACTTCAGCTAATGTCTCAGATATGAGCTGATGTTTGATATAAACATGTAGAATGGAGACAACGAAGGGGGCTGTGCACTCTGGAGGAAGTTGCTTGGGAGGTGGAGGGAGGGAGCTGAAGGTGACTGCAAACACCCTGTCAGTGTGTGGTAGTGACACAGGGGTGGCCAGACCCCAGCACCAGCCCATGTTCTGGGAACAGATGGGGGGGTAAGGGTAGGAAAGAAAGGGACAGGCTCACAGATGTGaatgaatggaaaaagaaaacaaaacagacttcAACAGTGAGAATATTGTGGTAGTCTGGCCAAAAAAGGCAACAGCTTCCCCAactgatagaagaaagatgggaagTTGGATGAAACTGGTGTGAGTTAAACTGGAAATGAAGCATGTTGTTCCTGCAGGGACAAAGCACCCATCCTCTATTTTAGTGGTGCATGGAGTAATTCAATCTGCATTAAACTCTGTTCAGCTAAATGCTGAATGCAAGACTGTATTTGAAAAGCCTTgctaataaaaattatatttagttTATGTACTGTGTGCATCTCCTTCCTGTGAGCATTgtgaacaaaaataatacaaaaagcaATCCCAACAAACCCTCAAACTTtgttttacacagaaaaatacaagaaatgaGATCTGAAGATAAGTTTCTGTTTTGATGTATTTCTAGGTGAAGAGCAGTGTTTTGGCAAAAAGGTGTGTATGCTTTACACTTGCTGATTGTGGTTTGAGGCAGATGAGAGAAACGTTTGATGTCATGTTTGAGTTACTGAACTTTTTTTAACCTTCCGAAGAAAATCAACACCACACATTCTCTCAGAAAAGTGGTGAACTGAATTTTGAAACCACAGGGCACAAGGCCCAAAGAATGAAAATGGAGCTCCCAGCAAAAGTTCTGAACTGCAGAATGCAAAGTTAATTGCTCcaggcttttgctttacctgtaaAACAGTCTTATACTCAACCCTTGAGTTTTGccacttttacccttctgattctctcctccCATCCTGCTGGGGGGTAGtaagtgagcagctgtgtggggctgagctgctgctggggttggCCCAAACCAGtatgtttaataaaataaaggaaacaccAGGTCAAGTTAACATGATAGCTGCAGGGGTAAGGCAAATACTTATGTAATTTATTGGATGTTCACACTCCCAAGACTTGGATCATGTAATCATGTCCTCCATCATCTACCTCAGAAACTTCAGTAACA containing:
- the OSGIN2 gene encoding oxidative stress-induced growth inhibitor 2, giving the protein MPVWCCRCSLAGHFRSYSSPETEGQLLNSFVQYFGDSLGRKIKRMPLIEETVLPGDSVLTLPVVIIGNGPSGICLSYLLSGYRPYLSPEAIHPNPILHTKLEEARHLSIVDQDLEYLSEGLEGRSSNPVAVLFDTLLHPDADFGYDYPSVLHWKLEQHNYIPHIVLGKGPPGGAWHSMEGSMLTISFGDWMELPGLTFKEWAASKRRNIKSDRVMTEEIACYYKHYVKVMGLQQNFRDNVYVTSVSRLYRGKEDEDRSQLNKNISTQHLEMEDGQKSLIKRNWEVRGYQRATDGSHVPFCLFAENVALATGTFDSPGRLQVEGEDFPFVLHSMADFGAAISKGKLRGKADPVLIVGAGLTAADAVLCAYNNNIPVIHVFRRRVTDTSLIFKQLPKKLYPEYHKVYHMMCTQSHTVDSNLHSAYTSFPEHNVLSFKAEMKCVLQSASGLKKILKFSVALVLIGSHPNLFFLKDQGHSIGHHSNQPITCKGNPVEINPYTYECTKEANLFALGPLVGDNFVRFLKGGALGIARCLAIRQKKKHELIENGDGGGDGVP